Proteins encoded within one genomic window of Desulforegulaceae bacterium:
- a CDS encoding purine-nucleoside phosphorylase: protein MIYNRALKAAEFVEDVFAEAETGIFLGTGLGGSVDFMKVIESVPYSEIPHFPISTVESHAGEMILGEISGKKVIAMKGRFHLYEGYTAAQVSFPVRLMQVLGIKNLVVTNSSGGLNLSFKPGDLMIIEDHINLTGENPLVGINDENLGPRFPDMSCAYDLELREFAFEAGEELDIYIQKGVYAGLKGPSLETPAENRFLRTIGADAVGLSTVCEVIAGNHAGMRVLGMSIITNINNPDEPEEAKLEDIIDVAEDSADKLEKVLKIIIRKI, encoded by the coding sequence ATGATTTATAACAGAGCTTTAAAAGCAGCTGAATTTGTGGAAGATGTTTTTGCTGAGGCTGAAACAGGGATTTTTCTTGGGACAGGGCTTGGGGGCTCTGTTGATTTTATGAAGGTGATTGAGAGCGTTCCCTATTCTGAAATTCCACATTTTCCAATTTCAACTGTAGAAAGTCATGCAGGGGAAATGATTTTAGGTGAAATTTCAGGTAAAAAAGTAATTGCAATGAAAGGCAGATTTCATCTTTATGAAGGCTATACAGCAGCTCAGGTTTCCTTCCCTGTAAGATTGATGCAGGTTCTTGGAATAAAAAATCTTGTAGTTACAAATTCTTCAGGAGGCCTCAACCTAAGCTTTAAACCCGGAGATTTGATGATTATTGAAGATCATATAAATCTTACAGGAGAAAATCCCCTTGTTGGAATAAATGATGAAAATCTGGGTCCAAGATTTCCTGATATGAGCTGTGCCTATGATTTGGAATTAAGAGAGTTTGCTTTTGAAGCAGGTGAAGAACTTGATATTTATATTCAAAAAGGTGTTTATGCTGGTCTTAAAGGTCCTTCACTTGAAACTCCTGCTGAAAACAGGTTTTTAAGAACAATAGGAGCAGATGCAGTAGGTCTTTCAACTGTGTGCGAAGTTATTGCAGGCAATCATGCAGGGATGAGGGTTCTTGGAATGTCCATTATAACAAATATAAATAACCCAGATGAGCCTGAAGAAGCAAAGCTTGAAGATATAATAGATGTAGCCGAAGACTCAGCTGACAAACTTGAAAAGGTTTTGAAAATTATAATAAGAAAGATTTGA
- a CDS encoding amidohydrolase, with product MTDKADLLLTNGTIVTVDENNTIIENGDLALKNGKISAIGKNLDIRADKTQSLEGAIILPGLINTHTHAAMTLLRGYSDDLPLMEWLGDIQSVEGLLEAGDVYAGTFLGCLEMLKAGTTCFTDMYFFEDQVAKAAIDSGIKVFAGEGILNFPTVSAKSPEEALQITENLYFKYKNHPLVKVCVAPHSVYLLDEKYLCKASELSTKNNLPLIIHLSETASEVSEVIRKTGKTPVRYLNDLGLLNKNVLAVHCVVVDDEEIDILKNHNVKVSHNPESNMKLASGIAPVPEMLEKGICVGLGTDGAASNNDLCLLSEMDTAAKLHKVNKLDPTVVSARQALRMSTIDAARCLGIENETGSIEVGKAGDLLVLNHQLPGLNPMYSPESHIVYSASRREVKDVYVNGKKVVSNGEAIFADTAQAIKNVNKIIKKFKKR from the coding sequence ATGACAGACAAAGCAGATCTTTTGCTTACCAACGGTACAATAGTTACAGTAGATGAAAATAATACAATAATTGAAAATGGAGATTTAGCATTAAAAAACGGAAAGATCTCCGCCATAGGAAAAAATCTTGATATCAGGGCTGATAAAACCCAGTCTCTTGAAGGGGCAATAATCTTGCCTGGACTTATAAATACTCACACCCATGCTGCAATGACTCTTTTAAGAGGTTATTCAGACGATCTTCCCTTGATGGAATGGCTTGGTGATATTCAATCTGTAGAAGGTTTGCTTGAAGCCGGGGACGTATATGCAGGGACATTTCTTGGATGTCTTGAAATGCTTAAAGCAGGAACTACATGTTTTACAGATATGTATTTTTTTGAAGATCAGGTTGCAAAAGCTGCTATTGATTCAGGAATTAAAGTTTTTGCTGGGGAAGGGATTTTAAATTTTCCAACAGTCAGTGCCAAATCCCCTGAAGAAGCTCTTCAAATTACTGAAAATCTTTATTTTAAATACAAAAACCATCCTTTAGTAAAAGTATGTGTTGCACCTCATTCGGTTTATCTTTTAGATGAAAAATATCTTTGTAAAGCCAGCGAACTTTCCACGAAGAATAATCTCCCTTTAATTATTCATCTTTCTGAGACAGCTTCAGAAGTTTCAGAAGTTATTAGGAAAACAGGTAAAACTCCAGTAAGATACTTAAATGATCTTGGGCTTTTAAACAAAAATGTTCTTGCAGTTCATTGTGTTGTTGTTGATGATGAGGAAATTGATATTTTAAAAAATCATAATGTAAAAGTTTCCCATAATCCTGAAAGCAATATGAAGCTTGCATCAGGAATAGCTCCTGTGCCTGAAATGCTTGAAAAAGGTATTTGTGTGGGGCTTGGTACAGACGGAGCTGCCAGCAATAATGACTTATGTCTTTTAAGTGAAATGGATACAGCAGCAAAGCTTCACAAGGTAAACAAACTTGACCCCACTGTTGTTTCAGCAAGACAGGCTCTTAGAATGTCAACTATAGATGCGGCAAGATGTCTTGGAATAGAAAATGAAACAGGTTCAATTGAAGTTGGAAAAGCCGGGGATCTTCTTGTTTTAAATCATCAGCTTCCAGGGTTGAATCCAATGTATTCTCCTGAATCTCATATAGTTTATTCAGCCTCAAGAAGAGAGGTTAAAGATGTTTATGTAAATGGGAAAAAAGTTGTTTCAAATGGAGAAGCAATTTTTGCAGATACTGCCCAGGCCATAAAAAATGTAAATAAAATCATAAAAAAATTTAAAAAAAGATAA
- the ade gene encoding adenine deaminase, which produces MKNQADLLLKNLKVVNVYTDEIEKKDIAIKNGMIIGFGDYFAKEEIDCKGFFAAPGLVDSHVHIESSMVSVPEFAKAVLKSGTTTVVADPHEIANVLGTKGIDYMISESKDLPVDIFFMIPSCVPSTDMETSGAVLEAEDIKPYLKNPRVAGLGEVMNYPGVISGDPKIIAKIDACLETGKVVDGHAPFVTGKDLCAYVNAGVASDHECVSHEEALEKLSLGMRIMVREGTCARNLNDLFPAINEKTSERMMWCTDDRHPHDLISGHVSEIISDAISFGLDPSTAIRMGTLSPCEYFKFFDRGAIAPGKIADIILFKDLADFKPSIVYKSGKKVFENGSYSESVKFKHSEKSPSLMNLDPEILDFSIPSEEGKRINIIGVVEDQVVTKRFCEFPKNENGFAVSDIKRDILKLCVVERYSGKGKTGKGFVKGFGIQKGAFASSVGHDSHNIIACGVNDEDMKTAAAKVIEMKGGFAVADNGVVIASLALPIAGLMSEKSLEEVILELDEVLKAVSNLGANQKDPFISLGFLSLPVIPELKLTDFGLIDVEKFQPIPLFTD; this is translated from the coding sequence ATGAAAAACCAGGCAGATCTTTTACTTAAAAATTTGAAAGTGGTTAATGTTTATACAGATGAAATTGAAAAAAAAGACATTGCTATAAAAAATGGGATGATCATAGGTTTTGGTGATTATTTTGCAAAAGAAGAAATAGACTGCAAAGGTTTTTTTGCAGCTCCAGGCCTTGTGGATTCCCATGTACATATTGAAAGCTCAATGGTTTCTGTTCCTGAATTTGCCAAGGCTGTATTAAAAAGCGGGACAACAACTGTGGTGGCAGATCCCCATGAAATTGCCAATGTTCTTGGAACAAAGGGAATTGATTATATGATTTCTGAATCAAAAGATCTTCCCGTTGATATATTTTTTATGATTCCTTCCTGTGTTCCTTCAACCGATATGGAAACTTCAGGAGCAGTTCTTGAAGCAGAAGATATAAAGCCTTATTTGAAAAATCCAAGGGTTGCAGGTCTTGGGGAGGTAATGAATTATCCCGGAGTTATTTCTGGAGATCCAAAAATTATTGCAAAAATAGACGCCTGTCTTGAAACTGGAAAAGTTGTTGATGGACACGCTCCCTTTGTTACAGGAAAAGATCTTTGTGCTTATGTTAATGCCGGAGTTGCAAGTGATCATGAGTGTGTTTCCCATGAGGAAGCTCTTGAAAAACTTTCTCTTGGAATGAGAATAATGGTAAGGGAAGGTACTTGTGCTAGAAACTTGAATGACCTTTTTCCTGCAATTAATGAAAAAACATCTGAAAGAATGATGTGGTGCACAGATGACAGACATCCCCATGATTTAATTTCAGGTCATGTAAGTGAAATAATTTCAGATGCAATATCTTTTGGTCTTGATCCAAGCACAGCAATCAGAATGGGAACCTTGTCTCCATGCGAATATTTTAAATTTTTTGACAGGGGGGCAATTGCTCCGGGAAAAATAGCAGATATTATCCTTTTTAAAGATTTGGCTGATTTCAAACCCAGCATTGTTTATAAGTCAGGAAAAAAAGTTTTTGAAAATGGAAGCTACTCAGAATCAGTGAAATTTAAACATTCTGAAAAAAGCCCTTCTTTGATGAACCTTGATCCTGAAATCCTTGATTTTTCCATTCCATCTGAAGAAGGAAAAAGGATAAATATAATTGGTGTGGTAGAAGATCAAGTTGTAACAAAAAGGTTTTGTGAGTTTCCAAAAAATGAAAACGGATTTGCAGTTTCAGATATAAAAAGAGATATATTAAAGCTTTGTGTAGTGGAGCGTTATTCAGGAAAAGGCAAAACTGGAAAAGGTTTTGTAAAAGGCTTTGGAATACAAAAAGGGGCTTTTGCTTCAAGTGTGGGCCATGATTCCCACAATATAATAGCCTGCGGAGTCAACGATGAAGACATGAAAACTGCAGCAGCAAAAGTAATTGAAATGAAAGGCGGATTTGCAGTTGCTGATAATGGAGTGGTTATTGCTTCGCTTGCTCTTCCCATTGCAGGGCTGATGTCAGAAAAATCTCTTGAAGAGGTAATTCTTGAGCTTGATGAAGTTTTAAAAGCTGTTTCCAATCTTGGTGCAAATCAAAAAGATCCTTTTATAAGCTTGGGCTTTTTATCCCTTCCAGTTATACCCGAGCTTAAACTTACTGACTTTGGACTGATTGATGTGGAAAAATTTCAGCCAATTCCTTTATTTACAGATTAG